In Telopea speciosissima isolate NSW1024214 ecotype Mountain lineage chromosome 10, Tspe_v1, whole genome shotgun sequence, the DNA window attgctggcataggccaccctcccagacaaagttctttttccctttttattttttttttctggcttaCCGATAGCCATTCCGAAAGTCAAGGATCATATTAGTGGACCATCTAGGTTTTACATTCTTAATCTATCTGTGCTTTGTACACTATAACCCGTCTAGGTATTGTATTCGTTTGACAAATTGAGTGTAATACTCCTTTATTCTTCAACACTATTAACCGATCCAACCTTATGAAACATTTATCGTACTTGCAAGTATTATAGTGTAACTACCATGGAGCTTGACAGAGTCCATAATGTGATAGGAAGCTTCTaaactctttttgttttatgtGCGTGTTAAGAATTAACAACGCACCAGAATAAtgatatcaaaagaaaaacgaaAGAGAATCACACATACAACGCAGAGGGGGAACACAatgatttacatggttcacgtACACCCAAGATATGATACATCCATGGTCGAGTAATAAACCATGCTTCCACAATATTGTTGAAGAAATTGCAAAACCTTCACGTACAATGCCTCGCGAAATTAcccatatatatttatagtgTCTTGCGCATTACAATGTAGATAAACCTTAATTCCTAAAAGTATGAAACtgtcccacccccacccccacccccacccctgtAAAAATACCACCCGATATTAAGGAAGAGTGAACAATATTTCTAAGATTAGAtggagatcaggcttcaccaataacatttTTGTTTCAACCATTTTATCTTGCTTAATTCTAAGGAAAAATATTTCAATGTTGACCATAGGTACTACCTCAAAGATTCAGTCCTTGAAGGTGGACTTGCATTTGAAAAGTGCTATGGAGAGGAGGCCTTTGGGTTTTTTGGCAAAGATCCAAAGATCAATGATCTTTATAACAGAGCTATGGTTGAGCACAGCACTCTGGTCATGAACAAGATTCTCAAGACATATAAGGGATTTGAAGGACTTAATGTACTTGTTGATGTGGGTGGCGGGGTTGGAGGCGTCCTTAAACTGATCACCTCCAAATATCCCACAATTAAGGGTATTAACTACGATTTGCTTCATGTAATTGAAAGAGCACCACTAATTCTTGgtatgttttctattttttttttttctattttcattatgAATTCTCTTAtatacatatattcatttttttatgaAGGATCTAACATTCAATTAAAGGAGTGGGAAACTTGTACTTGTTTCCCATAAACTACCATAAATGTGACTGTTTGGTTAGATGGATGAAAAACTTAGACAAGCTCATTAAAAGCATTTATTCCTGTCTAGTGAGGTAACACCCCTCTTTTTCTCACCTCATTCACTTCCAAACTCTTACCAATTTTACTTTTGAATCTGTCTCTcctctctattttctttctttcccatggaatctcagcccatatCTATTTCTTCACTCTCCCACTAAATCTCACCCCACTACAAAATGCATATtacattattttctttcctttcctttcctttcattttcttgTGAATCCAACCCACAATATGTGGGACCCGCCCTcacaagtttcccaccccttGTTATCCATCAAACAAATGGGGCCTTATGGTTAAGTATTCATCATGAGCCAGAAGTGATTGACTTGATGAGTTCGTTTTCCTTGTTATTCATTGTCATTGACAACCAACAACATCCATTTTGCTTTAAAATCGATTAGTTGTAAATTAGATCTGTTTGGTCTGATTTTCAGCTGGTTTAGTCTCTTACCCTTAGAACAAAAGGGTAAATATGTCTCATCAAcatacataaaatatttaattttcttaCAATCCCAAGGCCAGGCCCATATCCTTCAAACCCACGGCTAAACAATTTAGAACTGGGTGAGCCCAAGGCCAGGGCTGTACGCTATATAGCGCCTTCAAATTCACTCCCAAATTTCTCAACCAGAGAAATTGGATGAGCCCTTAAAGAGGGGGGGAGGGTATAGAAACAAgtaattaggggtgtcaatcagaTTGTTCGGGCCGgttttggttgggttgggtcaGTTTTGGCTTCTGTTCaaattggttttgggtttgttatcGGGTCGGCTTTAGTTTCACTCTAGTTTGAGTTCATTTTaacatatatatttatacaaaattatgggaaaatatGGTTTTTAAAATGGGTTTCAGGTTGTTATTGGTTTCTTATTGAGGTAGatcgtttggttttggttttggtttccgGTATGGTTCGATTCGGTTGTAGGGTCGAAATACCCCAATCTGAAAACTGCCCAATAAGACCTCAGTTCAGTTCAGACCAGTTCACCCAGTTTGGTCccaattttgacacccctacaagTAATGTTGCAAAATAAGCCCAATAACAGggaccctctctctctttctctctaataAAGGATAGTGATGGTACAGGAGTTGAACATGATGGAGGAGATATGTTTTCTAGTGTTCCAAAAGGAGATGCCCATTTCATGAAGGTAAAAAGCTTGAAGTATCAGCATGTTTCTTTCTTGAAAATGGTCATACTCCGTACTTGGCTAACATTTACATGCAGTCAtttcctctactgccgagctgcccggcaggaccgtgctgcccagacacggtgctgcgcGTAAAGACCGCCTTAgtcccactcgggcaaggcgtttggacaggggtaaggcgggcaTTGCATGTAGcaccgtgtctaggcagcacggtcctgccaggcagctcggcagtatAGGATCCAAATTGGTCATTTTACCAATTTTTCATACATGGGTTTTTTAGCATAATTCAAAACTTTCTTCTTAAGGAGCTTTAATAGAACTTGTTATGTACATAGATTTTGTTTACAAatgattttctgatttttttttttttttttttgggggggggttgggtgggTCATGGATGGTTCCTGTTATAGTCTATACTTCACGATTGGAGCGATGAGTTGTGCTTAAAGTTGTTGAAGAACTGTTATGAAGCACTACCATCTCATGGAAAGGTGATTGTGGTTGAGACAAATCTTCCTGAAGTCATAGAGACCAACCATCATACACAAGCTATTAGCCAATTTGATGTGTTGATGATGCTTCATCATGGAGGAAAGGAGAGAACACTAAGGGAGTTTGAGATCTTAGCAAATGGAGCTGGATTTGCTGATTTTAAGTTGGTCTCTCAAATTTATAGCTATTCAATCATGGAATTCTATAAGAGCAACTCACATTCTTGAAAGAGAATGTGCATCTATGACCAAAAATAAATGCAGTTTATTATTTACCATGTCATTTCAAGAAGTTAGATGTGGAAATAAGGATTCTAGAGAATCCCAATccaacaagaaattaaaataaggaTTCCTAGCAGGTAATGTTTTCTACTCATCATAAAAAATGGCTTCGGCTTAAATTGTAATCTGATAATGCTTCAGGTGATTTGTATTTGCCTTGTATATTTTATTCtcattatttatatttttttcccaaGAAGCACTGTTTAAGGTTTATCATAAGATGGTAAAGAAATTCTAAATAAACTGTACTATTTCTAGTTCTCAAaatagtataaaaaaaaaatgggtaatttacacataccacccctgaggtttgacgaaaggatattttcaccctccagttttggaaaattctgcgcacccccctgaggtttgcaaacggtaacaaataagcccattccattagttcatgactaacactgttaaaaattagacttgaactgacggaattacCCTTGCCAGTGAGGTTTTAAAACTAACCAAACTGTtgagggattttagggttttaaattggggaaaatcccaaatcaaaccCCTTTGGCAGagctgcaactcatcttcctcccAATGACCTAGAACCTCCATGACCACTGCGTTGTTCCCTTAATCGATCCACATCggaagagaaaaggggaaaaaaagggaagggcCACCATTGTTGGACCTTATTCTTCAACCTGCAACTGCTCCAACCTCTGTTCGAGGACCTCCAACGTTGGATCTGCAACTTCTCCAACTTTGGTTCGACCTGCAACTCTAAGCTCTGTAAGTAATGctttgtttttcttcacccaaGAGCAATCGTTTATGATTTTTGAAGCCCTAGGAAAAACCTAATCAACTTGTGCATTCTAATATGAGTTTTGAAGCCCTAAAaacgaaatcaacctagaatgtaTTCCAAAATGTATATACTTGTCTGATCAGCTTGTGCATTCTAATATGATATATCTCATGACCCTAATCAGCTTGTGCATTTTTTAATGTTGGAAAAACCTAATCAGCTTGTGCATTCTAATATAATATATCTCAGTCCAATCCATGACCCTGAGTAAAGCTCACTGCTCACTACTCACTGAAGCCCGAAATTGCTGTCCAGAATACCCAAAATTGGTTTAAGTCATACTAATTGAAAAACACGCTAATCTACCATTAACACCTGAGCacatgtttgagttaaaataataccgcaagcgtacgggtcaatcgtagctacaggtcgaacacaaggagatatatgctactctatttaactaacttaaaagtaatgcaaagttaaccaaattaacgtgttaaattaaactaattaaactaagaaaaattaacgcatcctaactcataagcatctaagggattaaattggcgtcctaacacatgagcatctaacctatcaaattaacgcaaattggaaggaataaaaaaaatgcagccacacttcacaaccacataaaaaaaataaaagacttcacaaccacataaaaaaaaataaaagaaagagagggagaatgagtttaagagttagaGAGTAAACCTGGatatgcttgcatgaatgtaattgaagagcttgaatacttgaacaaactttGCATGGTTTCCCCTTCTAAATcatcaagtcttgtcatcaatttAAGAATTTAGACTATgaagcttaaaacctaaactagaattattacaaccatattgaagacatgaattaaagcataaataaaacctattacaaccattaaataaaaatcttaaaaagaaactagaacttagaaaagccaaaaatcacaaattagaaggaggagaagagaataaatttcactaagtgaatgagcaacattacaaaggagaggataggggtatttatagggggaagagaggagaagagagaagagggaagtggtaggagaaatattccctaagaaaagagaatattctcttctccttcctcctttacaatgcttgactcccaagaaaaaagagaaaaaatagaaagagtgagagaagagaatcctagctacatacaccttctatttttagaaaagtaactttctagttctaacttgtgcttccttttctttgtggatatcttcttcaagtaatgagatcaaggcatctttgaactttcaaccttccatagatgagagaatatctttcaaaagaaatctatcccaagtagaattccaacagtgcccttgaaaagttggaggagagagagagcaagggtgatgactaggattccactcacaagtaatgaaatatcaaatctgtccttaaaaaaacgtggagcatgggatgcttatatgggcctcactgttgtattccttatgaaaaatcacccaaaatagacccaaatttcatccaatttgaagttcgagagcccaagatatctcaagttgaagttggattgctccagagccttccaaatggaatctttcggctaacagaaaagaaaaCTTCTACGAATTGTGCTAAAGCCCCtcaaatctgaactttcgctttacTTTATCTCCggccaatttttgataattacaaacaaacccctacagaccattttcgcgcattgttatggaaacggccgtaacttcttcgtttcaactcggaatcaagtgccgtttgaactgttgcaaagctgactcgatggactatgcatccatactattaaaaTCTCAAAATTATACTAAGGaccccactgtaatcacattcaaatttgactaattggtgtgattctttcagtgctcaatccaaacttgattttctcgactcctgagCGCTTCcagctattcttagcatcttctgctccattttcacaagaattcacataaaacttgaaaagcataagaaagcatcGAAGTAACTCTGtacaatgtggtaaaatgtatgctttatgccctaagatttcacacataaatgtgctcatcagcacACACCACACAGTACTGACCCACCCATTGCCTCATAGGTTCACGTATGGACAATGTAATCTCTTCTGCAACACCATATCTCAGAAACTCCACCAACATGAA includes these proteins:
- the LOC122643491 gene encoding caffeic acid 3-O-methyltransferase-like, which codes for MDSLENHPKPMDEDEEAFSFAMRLASSSLPPMVLKAILELDVLEIIAKEGPGAQLSPLEIVAQLPTQNPDAPVMLDRMLQLLASYLVLTCSVKTLPNGQVNQKQYGLAPVCKYLVRNEDGVSFASYLLTCQDKTYIDVQYYLKDSVLEGGLAFEKCYGEEAFGFFGKDPKINDLYNRAMVEHSTLVMNKILKTYKGFEGLNVLVDVGGGVGGVLKLITSKYPTIKGINYDLLHVIERAPLILGVEHDGGDMFSSVPKGDAHFMKSILHDWSDELCLKLLKNCYEALPSHGKVIVVETNLPEVIETNHHTQAISQFDVLMMLHHGGKERTLREFEILANGAGFADFKLVSQIYSYSIMEFYKSNSHS